From the genome of Eucalyptus grandis isolate ANBG69807.140 chromosome 2, ASM1654582v1, whole genome shotgun sequence, one region includes:
- the LOC120290698 gene encoding uncharacterized protein LOC120290698, which yields MASSTTMAFLARLVVLLPVTASAADSLAPFIEELCGEVQCGNVYTSAPFGFECRCKLGWKQMHPDNEDDLEFHLGVDKVAGIVTISSVVYTCMPAPPPVPSVPYNTSVFDRKTSSLRNL from the exons ATGGCTTCCTCAACAACCATGGCTTTTTTAGCTCGTCTTGTTGTGCTCCTGCCTGTGACTGCTAGTGCTGCCGACAGTTTGGCTCCTTTCATTG AGGAGCTATGCGGCGAAGTGCAATGTGGAAATGTGTACACTAGCGCTCCATTTGGCTTTGAATGCCGGTGCAAATTGGGTTGGAAGCAGATGCACCCCGACAATGAAGATGACCTCGAGTTCCATCTTGGTGTGGACAAGGTTGCAGGAATTGTAACAATAA GTTCTGTCGTGTACACCTGCATGCCCGCGCCTCCCCCAGTCCCATCCGTTCCATATAACACATCTGTCTTCGATCGCAAAACATCTTCGCTTCGCAACTTATGA
- the LOC104430723 gene encoding putative disease resistance RPP13-like protein 1 isoform X1, translating into MPIAELFLGALLPVLFQRLASPELLDFARREGIDNLLKKWEKMLNSINQVLDDAEERQLTSTPGVESWLKDLGNLAYDIEDLLDEFATKSAENNCKAQLGNSKVRSLLPSCCFKLSPRAFMFDRKMRSTIKEMDNKLQDIITRKDTFNFGENNGNRSAYRRQDKPLPTTYLPEPGFVSRKDEISEILELLTKDEDDRTCANLKVIPIVGMGGVGKTALTQQVYNDARVTDYFDVKAWACVSEDYNVLAITKSILGITNGHLSCEGKDFNWLQDKLKEHLAGKKFLVVLDDVWNENYGNWTTLLKPFQSGAKESRIILTTRNKSVASLASAPPYYLKELSQDACMTLLAFHAFGVGNFDHHPDLKVLGHKIAEKCKGLPLAVKTLAGLLRHKVNPQEWKAILNSKIWDLRNEILPALKLSYLHLPSNLRRCFAYCAIFPKDYEIEQDNLIHWWIAEGLLEVKEAKNLWNTGLNYFNELVSRSLFQKSSINGSQFLMHDLVNDLAKLVAGATYFSPEEFEFEGNQSNASFARHASFIPSDRIVPKRLEIYHRMKGLRSFISLRKPYGWFCLSQKVLCDLLSIVKYLRVLSLSHYRIREVPDCLGKLRHLRHLNLSYTNIEMLPKSIVALYNLEALMLRACEYLTELPKGMEKLINLKFLDVTDTPNLRAMPMYIGNLVGLEMLSKFVVGTKNGLRLKELKNLKDLKGELCISNLHKVQEVGDAKEIDLITKEGICRLTMQWSPDFEISRNEDLEAEILDFLHPHQNLENLVISYYGGLKFPSWLESPPHLNIVHLRLHGCCKAKTLPSLGQLSSLKEMYIEGLNAICTIGSEFYGNDDSSFPSLITLEFKDMPLWEDWSHCVGIEEVGVLFPRLEHLLIQDCPVLIGKLPSQLGSLTKLEIKSCPHMDASPSVISLPSLKELKFISCNERVLKSLVNLTSLTSLVIEDVFELTCLNHEFTSSPVKLEELYIKRCEKLTYLWQDRDVIQNLVCLKRLVVDRCPEFMYLVVEEGDIDLPSNLEAIYLSDCIKLEKLPSKMHSLNSLKHLLVENCPNLVSFPETGIPTSMISLQIEGYDRLQHLPRGLNVDPDELGSINTRGDKMSCLQSLVISSCNSLPTTLFSGGMFLPITLKSLEICFCQNVESLAQINLAYLQSIQKIKIVSCYKLRSLPKGLNTLFGLKSLSVYHLTALELECFPPLPLGISTFELYGCPKIKSLPNQLHRLTSLRHLDINGCESITRFPKGGLPPQLESLWVLECENMKQPVREWLTPLTSLRRMIIDGSVGGVGEEEDLVLPLPSSLLDLYINDMGKVERLSSSLPPSLQFLNLWNCPKLRELPQDGFPPSLELLRIMNCPILEERCKKGTGYYWPLIREIPQVSLTDDPNKSIT; encoded by the coding sequence AAAGATCTCGGGAACTTGGCCTATGACATCGAAGACTTGCTTGATGAGTTCGCCACAAAGTCTGCGGAAAATAATTGCAAGGCACAACTCGGCAACAGCAAGGTGCGCTCCCTTCTTCCGAGTTGTTGCTTCAAATTGAGCCCGAGAGCATTTATGTTTGACCGTAAAATGAGATCCACAATCAAAGAGATGGATAACAAACTACAAGATATCATCACTCGGAAAGATACTTTTAACTTTGGAGAGAATAATGGGAATCGATCAGCATACCGTCGACAAGATAAGCCGCTTCCCACCACATATTTGCCCGAGCCTGGTTTTGTTAGTCGGAAGGATGAAATAAGCGAGATCCTTGAATTATTGACCAAAGATGAAGACGATAGAACATGTGCAAATCTAAAAGTGATACCCATCGTAGGGATGGGGGGTGTGGGGAAGACGGCTTTGACTCAACAAGTTTACAATGATGCGAGAGTCACTGACTATTTCGATGTGAAAGCATGGGCTTGCGTTTCCGAAGATTACAACGTGCTTGCTATCACAAAGAGTATCCTAGGGATAACCAACGGTCATTTGTCCTGTGAAGGTAAGGACTTCAATTGGCTTCAAGATAAGCTCAAGGAACACCTTGCGGGGAAGAAGTTTCTTGTCGTTTTAGACGATGTTTGGAATGAGAATTATGGAAATTGGACTACTCTATTGAAGCCTTTTCAATCGGGAGCGAAGGAAAGCAGGATCATCCTCACCACTCGTAACAAGAGCGTTGCTTCATTAGCCAGTGCTCCACCATATTATCTCAAAGAGTTGTCACAAGATGCTTGTATGACTCTGTTGGCATTTCATGCTTTCGGAGTAGGAAATTTCGATCATCATCCAGATCTTAAAGTATTAGGCCATAAAATAGCGGAAAAATGCAAAGGGTTGCCATTAGCAGTAAAAACATTGGCCGGGCTGCTACGCCATAAAGTCAATCCCCAAGAATGGAAAGCTATATTGAATAGCAAAATTTGGGACCTAAGAAATGAGATCCTTCCGGCTTTGAAACTTAGTTATCTTCATCTACCTTCCAATCTGAGGAGATGTTTTGCTTACTGTGCTATATTTCCAAAGGACTACGAAATTGAACAGGACAACTTGATCCATTGGTGGATTGCAGAGGGCTTGTTGGAGGTAAAAGAAGCAAAGAACCTTTGGAATACAggtttgaattattttaatGAGCTAGTATCTAGATCATTATTTCAAAAGTCGAGTATAAACGGATCACAATTCTTGATGCATGATCTTGTGAATGACCTTGCAAAGCTAGTTGCTGGTGCAACTTATTTTAGCCCAGAGGAGTTTGAGTTTGAGGGTAATCAAAGTAATGCATCTTTTGCTCGTCATGCCTCATTCATTCCCAGCGATCGCATTGTGCCGAAAAGACTCGAGATATATCATCGAATGAAAGGACTTAGGAGCTTCATATCATTACGAAAGCCCTATGGTTGGTTTTGCTTGTCCCAGAAAGTGCTATGTGACTTGTTGTCGATAGTAAAGTACTTAAGGGTGCTTTCATTGAGTCATTATCGAATAAGAGAGGTACCAGATTGCCTTGGCAAACTGAGGCACCTAAGGCACCTTAATCTGTCGTATACTAATATCGAAATGCTTCCAAAGTCGATTGTTGCATTATATAACCTAGAGGCTTTGATGTTGCGGGCCTGTGAATACCTTACTGAATTACCGAAAGGTATGGAGAAATTGATCAATCTAAAATTTCTCGACGTTACCGATACTCCAAACTTAAGAGCGATGCCAATGTATATAGGTAATTTGGTGGGTCTTGAGATGCTGTCCAAATTCGTAGTGGGAACAAAAAATGGGTTAAGGTTGAAGGagttaaaaaacttgaaagaCCTCAAAGGGGAGTTGTGCATCTCTAATTTGCATAAGGTTCAAGAAGTTGGAGATGCTAAGGAGATCGATTTAATCACGAAGGAGGGAATATGTCGGTTAACCATGCAGTGGAGTccagattttgaaatttctcgGAATGAAGACCTTGAAGCAGAGATCCTTGACTTTCTTCACCCTCACCAAAACCTTGAAAATCTCGTGATATCCTACTATGGTGGCCTAAAATTCCCGTCATGGTTAGAAAGTCCCCCACATCTTAACATTGTGCATTTACGTTTACATGGATGTTGCAAGGCCAAAACGTTGCCATCACTTGGGCAGCTATCTTCGCTTAAAGAAATGTATATTGAAGGTCTAAATGCTATATGCACGATAGGGTCTGAATTTTATGGAAATGATGATAGTTCTTTTCCATCCTTAATTACTTTGGAATTCAAGGACATGCCATTATGGGAAGACTGGTCTCATTGCGTTGGGATTGAAGAAGTAGGAGTTTTGTTCCCTCGTCTTGAGCATCTCCTCATTCAAGATTGTCCTGTGTTGATAGGAAAATTGCCTAGTCAACTAGGCTCCCTCACAAAGCTCGAAATCAAGTCTTGTCCGCATATGGATGCATCGCCCTCCGTCATTAGCCTTCCATCTCtcaaagaattaaaattcataaGTTGTAATGAGAGAGTGCTAAAGAGTTTGGTAAACTTGACATCTCTAACCTCTCTTGTCATAGAAGATGTCTTTGAACTTACTTGCTTAAATCATGAGTTTACAAGCTCCCCAGTCAAGCTAGAGGAGTTATATATCAAAAGATGTGAAAAGTTAACTTACTTATGGCAAGACAGAGATGTAATCCAAAATCTTGTTTGTCTGAAGAGGTTAGTTGTTGACAGGTGTCCTGAATTCATGTATCTTGTGGTTGAAGAAGGAGATATAGACTTGCCTAGCAACCTCGAGGCCATCTACCTAAGTGATTGTATCAAATTAGAGAAGCTCCCAAGCAAAATGCACTCCCTTAACTCTCTTAAACACTTGTTGGTCGAAAACTGTCCAAATCTTGTGTCCTTCCCCGAAACAGGTATACCGACATCTATGATATCATTACAAATCGAGGGCTACGATAGGTTGCAACATTTACCCAGAGGATTAAATGTTGACCCGGATGAACTAGGCAGCATCAATACCCGAGGGGACAAGATGTCTTGTCTGCAAAGTTTAGTGATCTCCAGCTGCAATTCTTTGCCAACCACTCTGTTCAGCGGGGGCATGTTTTTACCTATAACCCTCAAGAGTCTCGAAATTTGCTTTTGCCAGAACGTGGAGTCGCTCGCGCAAATAAATCTAGCCTATCTTCAATCTATTCAAAAGATTAAAATTGTTAGTTGCTATAAGTTGAGAAGCTTACCCAAAGGCCTAAACACACTCTTCGGCCTCAAATCCTTGAGTGTGTACCACTTGACTGCACTAGAGCTGGAGTgcttccctcctcttcctctcggaATCTCGACATTTGAGCTTTACGGTTGTCCGAAGATAAAATCGTTACCTAATCAGTTGCATCGGCTCACGAGTCTTCGACATCTGGATATTAATGGGTGTGAGAGTATCACGCGCTTCCCCAAGGGAGGATTGCCGCCTCAGCTAGAGAGCCTTTGGGTACTTGAATGCGAGAATATGAAGCAGCCGGTGAGGGAGTGGCTTACCCCGCTCACCTCCCTTCGACGTATGATTATCGACGGCAGCGTAGGAGGAGtgggagaggaggaggatctTGTGCTTCCGCTCCCTTCCTCTCTACTCGATCTCTATATCAACGATATGGGGAAAGTGGAAAGACTGTCCAGcagtctccctccctctctccagtTCTTAAACTTATGGAATTGCCCGAAGCTAAGGGAGTTGCCTCAGGAtggcttccctccctccctagaACTACTCCGGATCATGAATTGCCCGATTCTGGAGGAGCGATGCAAGAAAGGGACCGGCTactattggcccctcatccgCGAAATCCCGCAAGTTTCATTGACTGATGACCCCAACAAGTCAATTACTTGA
- the LOC104430723 gene encoding probable ribose-5-phosphate isomerase 3, chloroplastic isoform X4, with protein MKWVLRWVKVRLQELFNEEGCEAKLQLNEDGKPYMFIVDLYLKTPIKDGSTAGKEISLLEGVVEHGLFLDMATTMIMGNVERLSSSLPSSIHTLWIFHCLKLRELPQGGLPPSLERL; from the exons ATGAAATGGGTTCTTAGATGGGTGAAG GTGAGACTTCAAGAGTTGTTCAATGAAGAAGGGTGTGAGGCAAAGCTACAGTTGAATGAAGATGGAAAGCCTTACATGTTCATTGTAGACTTGTATCTCAAGACTCCAATTAAGGACGGTTCCACAGCAGGAAAGGAGATATCTTTGCTGGAGGGAGTGGTGGAGCACGGGTTGTTCTTGGACATGGCAACCACCATGATTATGGGGAACGTGGAAAGACTATCCAGCAGTCTCCCTTCCTCTATCCATACCTTATGGATCTTCCATTGCCTGAAGCTGAGGGAGTTACCCCAGGgtggcctccctccctccctagaAAGGCTCTGA
- the LOC104430723 gene encoding 2-dehydro-3-deoxyphosphooctonate aldolase-like isoform X5 has protein sequence MESLPSRRRGQGTKKDYVSSWKHNLPDWTEMDSSALLFNQLKVAELFFLLAGLNAIESEEHVLHMAKHIKSVAAK, from the exons ATGGAG AGCCTTCCCTCTCGTCGACGAGGACAGGGTACGAAGAAGGATTACGTGAGTTCGTGGAAGCACAATCTG CCTGATTGGACGGAGATGGACTCGTCGGCCCTCCTGTTCAACCAGCTCAAG GTGGCGGAACTGTTCTTTCTGTTAGCTGGACTGAATGCGATTGAATCAGAGGAACATGTTTTGCACATGGCGAAGCACATAAAGAGCGTTGCTGCAAA GTGA
- the LOC120290137 gene encoding putative disease resistance RPP13-like protein 1: protein MPIVELFLQALLQVLFEKLASPELLNFARHRGIHTLLKKWEKMLIKIDKVLYDAEDRQLASDPEVKSWLEDLGNLAYDIDDLLDEFALKSVEKKSDAELSRSRGRSLLPSCCFKLSASAFMFNCKMRSKIREMDGRLQDIITFKDSLHLRENNGERSAYYQLDKPLPTTYLPEPGFVSRKDEKNEILELLTKQEDDRTCVDIKVIPIVGMGGVGKTALAQQIYNDAKVTSYFDMKAWACVSDDFDVLAITKSILGTTSAHLSCEDKDLNWLQDKLKENLSRKKFLVVLDDVWNEKFGNWTTLLKPFQSGAKGSKIIITTRNSSVASLAGAAPYYLKELSEDARMTLFAFHALGVRNFDCHPHLEELGRKIVGKCKGLPLAVKTLAGLLRTKLSPYEWQAISTNKIWDLPEERNEILPALKLSYLHLPFNLRRCFAYCAIFPKDYEIERDELICWWSAEGLLEGKEGKNHFNAGLNYFDELVSRSLFQKSSSNGSRFLMHDLVNDLAKLVAGAKYFSLGEFESEGYQNNAYLARHASFISSSHIVAERFKIYHGMKGLRSFISLVKQSRYYAGSYLSEKLLCDLLSRLKYLRVLSLCHYYIRKVPDCIGKLRHLRHLNLSYTDIEMLPKSIVALYNLEALMLQSCENLTQLPKGMEKLINLKFLDITDTPNLRVMPMYIGNLVGLEMLSKFVVGTENGSRLKELKNLKTSKGNCASPICIRFKKLEMLGTPIYSQRREYVG, encoded by the coding sequence ATGCCCATCGTAGAGCTCTTTCTTCAGGCCCTTCTTCAAGTGCTGTTCGAGAAATTGGCCTCTCCCGAGCTGCTCAACTTTGCACGGCACAGGGGGATCCACACGTTGCTAAAGAAATGGGAGAAGATGCTGATCAAGATCGACAAGGTGCTCTATGATGCAGAGGATAGGCAATTGGCTAGTGATCCCGAGGTGAAGTCGTGGCTCGAAGATCTTGGGAACTTGGCCTATGACATTGATGACTTGCTTGATGAGTTTGCCCTAAAATCTGTGGAAAAAAAGTCTGATGCAGAACTCAGCCGTAGCAGGGGGCGATCCCTTCTTCCGAGTTGTTGCTTCAAATTGAGCGCAAGTGCATTTATGTTCAACTGCAAAATGAGATCCAAGATTAGAGAGATGGATGGCAGATTACAAGATATCATAACTTTTAAAGACAGtctgcacttgagagagaataacgGGGAGCGATCAGCATACTACCAATTGGATAAGCCGCTTCCCACTACGTATTTGCCTGAGCCTGGTTTTGTTAGTAGAAAGGATGAAAAAAACGAGATCCTTGAATTATTGACCAAACAAGAAGACGATAGAACATGTGTGGATATAAAAGTGATTCCCATTGTAGGGATGGGGGGTGTTGGGAAGACGGCTTTGGCTCAACAAATCTACAATGATGCTAAAGTCACAAGCTATTTTGATATGAAAGCATGGGCTTGTGTTTCTGATGATTTCGACGTGCTTGCTATCACAAAGAGTATCTTAGGGACAACTAGCGCCCATTTGTCATGTGAAGATAAGGATTTGAACTGGCTTCAAGATAAACTCAAGGAAAACCTTTCGAGAAAGAAGTTTCTTGTTGTTTTGGACGATGTTTGGAATGAGAAGTTTGGAAACTGGACTACCCTATTGAAGCCTTTTCAATCGGGAGCAAAGGgaagcaagatcatcatcaCCACTCGTAACAGCAGCGTTGCTTCATTAGCCGGTGCTGCACCGTATTATCTCAAAGAGTTGTCTGAAGATGCTCGCATGACTCTATTTgcatttcatgctcttggagTTAGAAATTTCGATTGTCATcctcatcttgaagaattaggTCGGAAAATagtgggaaaatgcaaagggtTGCCATTAGCAGTGAAGACATTGGCCGGGCTGCTGCGCACCAAACTTAGTCCCTATGAATGGCAAGCTATATCGACCAACAAAATTTGGGACCTACCCGAAGAAAGAAATGAGATCCTTCCGGCTTTGAAGCTTAGTTATCTCCATCTCCCATTCAATTTGAGGAGATGTTTTGCTTATTGTGCCATATTTCCCAAGGACTATGAAATTGAAAGGGATGAGTTGATTTGCTGGTGGAGTGCAGAGGGCTTGTTggagggaaaagaaggaaagaatcatTTTAATGCAGGTTTGAATTATTTCGACGAACTAGTATCTAGGTCATTATTTCAAAAGTCGAGTAGCAATGGATCACGATTCTTGATGCATGATCTTGTGAATGACTTGGCGAAACTAGTTGCTGGTGCAAAGTATTTTAGCTTAGGGGAGTTTGAGTCTGAGGGTTATCAAAATAATGCGTATTTAGCTCGTCACGCCTCTTTCATTTCCAGCAGTCATATTGTGGCAGAAAGATTCAAAATATATCATGGTATGAAAGGACTTAGGAGCTTCATATCGTTAGTGAAGCAATCTAGGTACTATGCTGGGTCCTATTTGTCTGAGAAATTGCTATGCGACTTGTTATCTAGATTGAAGTACTTGAGGGTTCTTTCATTATGTCACTATTACATTAGAAAGGTACCGGATTGCATTGGCAAACTGAGGCACCTAAGGCACCTCAATTTGTCATATACTGATATTGAAATGCTTCCAAAGTCAATTGTTGCATTGTACAACCTAGAGGCTTTGATGTTGCAGAGCTGTGAAAACCTCACCCAATTACCAAAAGGTATGgagaaattgatcaatttaaaatttcttgacATTACCGACACTCCAAATTTAAGAGTGATGCCAATGTATATAGGTAATTTGGTGGGTCTTGAGATGCTGTCCAAATTTGTAGTGGGAACAGAAAATGGGTCAAGATTGAAGGagttaaaaaatctgaaaaccTCAAAGGGGAATTGTGCATCTCCGATTTGCATAAGGTTCAAGAAGTTGGAGATGCTAGGGACACCAATTTACTCACAAAGGAGGGAATATGTCGGTTGA
- the LOC104430723 gene encoding uncharacterized protein LOC104430723 isoform X2, with translation MESLPSRRRGQGTKKDYVSSWKHNLPDWTEMDSSALLFNQLKVRLQELFNEEGCEAKLQLNEDGKPYMFIVDLYLKTPIKDGSTAGKEISLLEGVVEHGLFLDMATTMIMGNVERLSSSLPSSIHTLWIFHCLKLRELPQGGLPPSLERL, from the exons ATGGAG AGCCTTCCCTCTCGTCGACGAGGACAGGGTACGAAGAAGGATTACGTGAGTTCGTGGAAGCACAATCTG CCTGATTGGACGGAGATGGACTCGTCGGCCCTCCTGTTCAACCAGCTCAAG GTGAGACTTCAAGAGTTGTTCAATGAAGAAGGGTGTGAGGCAAAGCTACAGTTGAATGAAGATGGAAAGCCTTACATGTTCATTGTAGACTTGTATCTCAAGACTCCAATTAAGGACGGTTCCACAGCAGGAAAGGAGATATCTTTGCTGGAGGGAGTGGTGGAGCACGGGTTGTTCTTGGACATGGCAACCACCATGATTATGGGGAACGTGGAAAGACTATCCAGCAGTCTCCCTTCCTCTATCCATACCTTATGGATCTTCCATTGCCTGAAGCTGAGGGAGTTACCCCAGGgtggcctccctccctccctagaAAGGCTCTGA
- the LOC104430723 gene encoding probable ribose-5-phosphate isomerase 3, chloroplastic isoform X3 gives MDSSALLFNQLKVRLQELFNEEGCEAKLQLNEDGKPYMFIVDLYLKTPIKDGSTAGKEISLLEGVVEHGLFLDMATTMIMGNVERLSSSLPSSIHTLWIFHCLKLRELPQGGLPPSLERL, from the exons ATGGACTCGTCGGCCCTCCTGTTCAACCAGCTCAAG GTGAGACTTCAAGAGTTGTTCAATGAAGAAGGGTGTGAGGCAAAGCTACAGTTGAATGAAGATGGAAAGCCTTACATGTTCATTGTAGACTTGTATCTCAAGACTCCAATTAAGGACGGTTCCACAGCAGGAAAGGAGATATCTTTGCTGGAGGGAGTGGTGGAGCACGGGTTGTTCTTGGACATGGCAACCACCATGATTATGGGGAACGTGGAAAGACTATCCAGCAGTCTCCCTTCCTCTATCCATACCTTATGGATCTTCCATTGCCTGAAGCTGAGGGAGTTACCCCAGGgtggcctccctccctccctagaAAGGCTCTGA